In a single window of the Thermus amyloliquefaciens genome:
- a CDS encoding E3 binding domain-containing protein: MEEPRITPLARRLAEENGIDWRRLQGTGPDGTIVERDILAFLAKVMAGEVELPPMPEEPPPVLPEEDLKRAQEALGREGVDLSELIPEAPRAPTLQVEEVPEEELDLEPALLEDLELDLEEDLLLAEEAPVLAEEPREEGLPEEAPATALEDELEALLAEEAGLSEAEEPSLLPEEALLEEESLLEGLSPEALEEPLTAAPESPAPAAATPPPPQCLSPPPHLASPPPPPRGPFPRRSAPSAGG; encoded by the coding sequence ATGGAAGAACCTAGGATCACGCCCCTGGCCCGGCGTCTTGCGGAGGAGAACGGCATTGACTGGCGCAGGCTCCAGGGCACGGGCCCAGACGGCACCATCGTGGAGCGGGACATCCTGGCCTTTTTGGCCAAGGTGATGGCGGGGGAGGTGGAGTTGCCCCCCATGCCGGAAGAGCCCCCGCCCGTCCTCCCGGAGGAGGACCTGAAGCGGGCCCAGGAGGCCTTGGGGCGGGAGGGGGTGGACCTCTCCGAACTCATCCCCGAAGCCCCCAGGGCCCCCACCCTCCAGGTGGAGGAGGTCCCTGAGGAGGAACTGGACCTGGAGCCCGCCCTCCTGGAGGACCTGGAGCTGGACCTGGAGGAGGACCTCCTCCTGGCCGAGGAAGCCCCCGTGCTGGCGGAAGAGCCCCGGGAGGAAGGCCTCCCGGAAGAAGCCCCGGCCACGGCCCTGGAAGACGAGCTGGAAGCCCTCCTGGCGGAGGAGGCCGGCCTGAGCGAGGCGGAAGAACCCTCCCTCCTCCCCGAGGAGGCCCTCTTGGAGGAGGAAAGCCTCCTGGAGGGGCTCAGCCCGGAGGCCCTGGAGGAACCCCTTACGGCCGCTCCCGAAAGCCCCGCGCCCGCGGCGGCAACCCCGCCCCCGCCCCAGTGCCTATCCCCACCCCCGCACCTGGCCTCACCCCCACCCCCGCCACGGGGCCCCTTCCCCCGGCGCTCCGCGCCTTCCGCCGGCGGCTGA